The Flavobacterium psychrotrophum region AACAGGCCGATTAAAACCTGGAGAGGCATTGCCTGGGAGTCGAAATCTGGCGCAATTACTTAAAGTTAACCGTAATACGGTTATTGAGGCCCTAAATGTACTTTTGCTTGAAGGATGGCTAGTTTCGAGAGAACGGTCGGGCACTTTTGTATCTGATGAGCTCCCAAAGGCCGGTGCTAAAGATAACAGGCCGCAGGACACATACAAAAGTGCTGAACATACAAAAGTATATCGTATAAAGTTTGATGACGGGCATCCCGACACCGGAATTGCACCTATTACAGAACTGGCAAGGGCATACCGACAGATATTTAATCAAAAAGGAAAATGGCGAATGATGGGTTATAGCAGCGAACTGGGTAACCGCGATTTTAGGGAGGCAGTCGCCCAAATGCTTAGCCACCAAAGGGCAATGCAGGTAAACTATAAAAACATATGCATAACACGGGGTAGCCAAATGGCAATGTATCTTACCGCCCAAACCCTTATAGACGAAGGAGACTGCGTAATTGTTGAAAATCCGGGATATCAGCCTGCATGGGAAGCTTTGCAGCATGCCGGCGCAAAATTACTGCCTGCCGCCGTAGACAAAGAGGGTATAGTACTGACAGACATACTTACCTATCTCAACTCAAATGTAATAAAAGCAGTATACGTAACGCCTCACAGGCAATATCCTACAACAGTATCACTAAGCCTGAGAAGAAGGCTGGAGCTGGTTGCACTGTCAAATAAATATGGCTTTACAATAATTGAGGATGACTATGATAATGAATTTCATTTTGGATACCGCCCTATTTTGCCATTAGCCAGCTTTGCTGAACTGGATAATTATGTGTATATAGGTACCATGAGCAAAGTTGTGGCTCCCGCCTTGCGTATTGGCTTTCTTGTAAGCAGTAATCCTGCATTTATTGAAAGAGTTGCAGGACTACGCAGAATTATAGATGTGCAGGGAGATAACATAATGGAACAGGCAGTTTTACAGCTGATTAAAGACGGTACGATAAAAAAACATATAAAGAAAGCCACGGCACACTACAGGGTCAAAAGAGACAATGTTGCCATTTTGCTTAACAAACATCTTGGGCAGTACGTAGATTACACTATACCAGACGGTGGCCTGGCATTCTGGGTTGTACCTAAAACCGCCGTAAACTGGGAAGAACTCACAGAAAACCTGAAAGGACATGGCATAAAAATAATTTCGCCAACAATTTATGGCTTTAATCAGCAAGCCTTTGGGTTGCGGTTGGGTTATGGGTCACTCCCGGAATCTGAACTTGAAGAAGCTTTAATGAAAATGGCTAAATATTTTGAGAAAACATAAGATAAAAACCCTGACCACATCAAAGCCAGGGTTTTAAAAAATATACTTTTTAATTATTTTTGTGCAGGGCTGCTGCGTTGTTCTGGAACTGTATCATTCTACTTTAAAATACTCTCCTGACTACAAATAGCTAAGTTTTAGCAGTTCCGCTTTCAATTACAATAATTTTCTGATAAGTAAGGTTCAGAAAGTCCATTCTTTGCCTGCTTAACTATGATACCTGCTACAGTAAGCATATTTAAAATTTCTATTAGTTTAAGCGATACCGTAAGGCTATTATAAAGAGCAAAAGCCTGTTTTTTTAATTCGGCTATGATTTCTGTTACGTGCGATTCCGGCAGGCCTTCCAGATAAAATTTCTGAAGCGTTTCCTGTAATTTCTTCTTCAGTATACTAATTTGGTTCTCATGTAACTTGCCGGGAATTATACCGTACTTGTTTATATATCCATTAGTACACAGGCAAGTACCATCTATACTGTTACAAACGGCTTGTGCTGCCTGGTGCGCATATACAACAGCTTCTAACAAAGAGTTAGATGCCAGCCTGTTTTTGCCATGAAGCCCGGTACGGGCACATTCGCCAATGGCATATAAACCGTTTACTGAGCTTTGTGCGTTTTTATTTACCACAATACCACCACACTGGTAATGGGCTACCGGTGTAATAGGTAACAAATCTGTAAAAGGATCAAGCTTAATACTCTTACAATAAGCAAGTATAGCAGGAAAATGTACCGCAAAAGTTTCTTTATCTAAATGGCGGCAATCCAGGAAAACACAATTTTTCCCGCTTTTGCGAAACTCCTCTCCAATTGCTCCTGATACAATGTCGCGTGTGGCAAGCTCACCCCTTGAGTCTGTTTGAAAAAGAAAACGTTTACCCTCATGGTTTACTATATGCGCCCCA contains the following coding sequences:
- the nadB gene encoding L-aspartate oxidase; the protein is MLKTDILVVGTGIAGLFFAIKTAMKRKDLSITIMTKDFAEVSNTQFAQGGIAAVLNTLEDSFEQHIDDTIRAGGGCSDKEVVRMVVEQAPERLYELIGLGVHFDTVNKGYDLALEGGHSHKRILHHGDTTGEEVERALLATVMSLSNITILEKHTVIDLVVENKTCVGAFYFTPDNRIHYTRFRTLVLSTGGCGQLFKHTTNPAIATADGIAIAYRAGAEIADMQYIQFHPTALYEPGKNPSFLLTEALRGYGAHIVNHEGKRFLFQTDSRGELATRDIVSGAIGEEFRKSGKNCVFLDCRHLDKETFAVHFPAILAYCKSIKLDPFTDLLPITPVAHYQCGGIVVNKNAQSSVNGLYAIGECARTGLHGKNRLASNSLLEAVVYAHQAAQAVCNSIDGTCLCTNGYINKYGIIPGKLHENQISILKKKLQETLQKFYLEGLPESHVTEIIAELKKQAFALYNSLTVSLKLIEILNMLTVAGIIVKQAKNGLSEPYLSENYCN
- the pdxR gene encoding MocR-like pyridoxine biosynthesis transcription factor PdxR is translated as MLRAWKLEFEIDAKSGKAIYLQIADAVIRDIQTGRLKPGEALPGSRNLAQLLKVNRNTVIEALNVLLLEGWLVSRERSGTFVSDELPKAGAKDNRPQDTYKSAEHTKVYRIKFDDGHPDTGIAPITELARAYRQIFNQKGKWRMMGYSSELGNRDFREAVAQMLSHQRAMQVNYKNICITRGSQMAMYLTAQTLIDEGDCVIVENPGYQPAWEALQHAGAKLLPAAVDKEGIVLTDILTYLNSNVIKAVYVTPHRQYPTTVSLSLRRRLELVALSNKYGFTIIEDDYDNEFHFGYRPILPLASFAELDNYVYIGTMSKVVAPALRIGFLVSSNPAFIERVAGLRRIIDVQGDNIMEQAVLQLIKDGTIKKHIKKATAHYRVKRDNVAILLNKHLGQYVDYTIPDGGLAFWVVPKTAVNWEELTENLKGHGIKIISPTIYGFNQQAFGLRLGYGSLPESELEEALMKMAKYFEKT